The sequence CGTCCCGGGAGAGGACAGCAGGAAGTCGCGATCACCCGCCATGTAGAGCGCGGGGATGTTGACTTGGAGGCCCGTCAAGGCACCTGTGATTTCCCAACTGCGATCGAGATTTCGGTAATAGTTCAGCGCGCCGCGAAAGCCGGTCCGCTTGAATTCCTCACCATAATGATCGATATCGCGCTCGCTGATCCAGGATGGCAGGGTTGCCGGCGCACTTGGTCCCCGCAGGAAGCCGCCGCCCTTCGGGACCATCGCGAGGTTTGGTGTCGTTCCGCCGGCCGCGCGGCTTGCTGCCACACCGTCACCGGACGCGCCGAACAGCATGTTGCGCAGGGTCGCACGCGGATCGCGTCCGAGCTCGGCCTCCGCGGGTCCCGGCTCCTGGAAATAGAGCTGGTAGGACTGCGCGGTCTCGGTGCGCGGCATCAGACTGGTCGGCGGCGCCTTGGCGCGGGGCCGGAACGGGACGCTGAGCGCGGCGATGGCCCTGAAGCGATCAGGCCGCGTGAGCGCTGCCTGCCAGGCAACGCTGGCGCCCCAATCATGCCCGACGATGACGGCAGTCGGCGCACCCAATGCGTCGAGAATGCCGACCATGTCACCGACGAGATGCAGGATCGTGTATTGGTCGATCGCCTGCGGTGCCTCGCTCCTGCCGTAGCCGCGCATGTCGGGAGCGACGACACGGAAGCCGGCGGCAGCAAGATCGTCGATCTGATGCCGCCAGGAATACCACGTCTCGGGAAAACCGTGGACCAGCAACACCAAAGGCCCCTCGCCCTGCTCGGCAATGTTGATGTGGATTCCGTTCGCTTCGATAATTCGTTGTGTGATCCCAGTCATTTTCTCATCCCGTTCCGCACTCGCTGCAAAGGCGTTTGATGACACCGCGGGTGGCATCGCCTGCAAAGCGATCGGAGCCAAAGCCGCAGCCAGAAACCGGCGTCTGTCCATGAGCATTCCTCCCGGTCAGGCCGTCGGCTTCGCGGCGGGCGCCAGCAACTCGGACTGCTGCTCGCGAACGAATTGCTCGAACGTCTTCGGCGCCGCACCGCCGATCTTCCCGATGGTGTCGGTGACGGCGAAGCGGGCGGTCTCGGCCGAGAGCCGGGCGGCCCGCAGCGACTTCCAGAGCGAGGACAGATGCTCGACGGCGTGCGCGTTCCAGCCGCGCGACAGAACCTCGTTGCGCCATTCTTCGTCGCTGATCTCTTCGTAGTGGACGTCCCTGTCGAAGACGTGCGCGAACGCTCCGACGATGTCACCCACGGAATTGACGCTGCCGATGATGGGATACGCGGATCCCGCAGCTTGCTCGGGATCTACGAGCAGGCCGACGGCGACCCGCGCCACGTCCTCAGCCGAGATCAACGGCAGAATGGTGCCTTCGTCGCCGAGCGGCAGGCGGATGGCACCGCGTTCCGGCAGGTTGGCGCCGACAAGCCGCGCCACGTTCTCGTAGAACACCGTGGCCCGCAGATGCAGCGGCCCGACGCCGGCCCATTCGAAGACCTGTTCCGACAGATAGTTCTGCCGCATGCGCGGTGTCGGCGCATCGATCGACGACTGGTACATCACGAGATTGACGAGACGCGAAATGCCGTGCCGGCGCGCGGCAAACGCCATCGCTGCGGTTGCTTCCGCCAATCCGTCCTGGACCGGATAGGCAAAATAGACCGATGAGACGCCTTTCGCTGCCTGTTCAACGGAGCGGACGTCGAGAAAATCGCCGACGAAGATCTCAGCGCCGAGCGACTTCAGCCGGTCAGAACGGCTGTCGATTTGACGCACGAATGCACGGACGTGATGACCCCGCCGAAGCAGCATTTCGGACACATGCCGGCCAGTCTGGCCCTGGGTGCCGCCTGCCGCGGAGGTCACGAGGATTATCTCTGCCATCGTCTCGATCCTTTCCCGTTTCACTTCGCTGTGGTACGATGCGGTACCGCGCAAAGGATCGATATGGTACCGTTAGGTACCGAGTCAAGGGGAAGCAAGGAGAAGATTGCGTCCATGAGTCCAAAGACAGAGCCGCCCGAGGAAGATGCTGAAGGCCTTGAAGTCCGGAAGCGGATCCTGGGCGCAGCGCTTTCCGCGTTCATGGAGGGCGGCTACGCGCAGACCAGCACGCTGGAGATCGCGACGCGCGCACGCGTGTCAAAGCGCGAGCTCTACTCCCTGTTCGGCAACAAGGAGGCGATGCTGGTCGCCTGCATCACCGAGCGCGCTCAGCGGATCAAGGCCCCGGCAAACCTGCCGGCGATCCACGACAGAGAGATGCTGGCGAAAGTGCTCATCGCGTTCGGGACGAAGCTTCTGACGGAAACGACCGACCCGGTCGTCGTCGCCGTGTTCCGGCTGGCGATATCCGAAGCCGTCAATGCACCAAAGGTCGCGCATGCGCTGGACAGCATCGCCCGCAAGCCGACCCGCGACTCGCTGCGGACAATCATGGCGAACGCCAGATCGACGGATCTCCTTGCCGGCGAGCCCGAAGCGATGGCCCAGACCTTCCTGGGATTGTTGTGGGGAGACCTGATGACGGGTCTGCTGCTGCAGGCCGTCAATCGCCCAAGCAGCAGCGAGATCGCGCGGCGCGCGAGCGAGGCGTCAACGGCGTTCCTGAGACTCTATCCGAAGCCCGGCTAACCGCCCCGTTTCAGAGCAGGAATGCAAGCGCCGCTTCGCAGCGCTCCTCGACCTTCAGCGTCAGGAGATCGTCGGCACGGGTGCGTCCGAGATTGACCGCGGCGATCGGAATCTGCCGTTTCGCGGCCGCCTGCACGAAACGGAATCCGGAATAGACCATCAATGACGAGCCAACGATCAGCATGGCATCGGCCTGCGACAGATGGTCCTGTGCCGTGGCGACGACGTCGCGCGGCACGTTCTCGCCGAAGAACACCACGTCGGGCTTGAGGATGCCACCGCAGGCTTCGCAAGAAGGCACCTTGAACGACGAGAACTCCGCGTGCTCCAGATCGGCGTCACCGTCCGGCGCATCCGCGGCATCGAGCCTCAGCCACTCCGCATTCGCGCGGCCGAGCGTCTCCTGGAATTCGCTCCGCGGCGTCTTCGCCCCGCAGCCCATGCAGCGGACGAGATCGAGCCGGCCATGCAAATCGATCACCTGCCGGTGGCCGGCGGATTGATGCAGCCGGTCGACGTTCTGGGTCAGCAGCATGCCGCAGCGGCCGCCTGCCTCGAGCCGGGCCAGCGCACGGTGCGCATCATTCGGCTTCGCCTGGCCGAACCGCCGCCAGCCGACCAGGCTGCGCGCCCAATAGCGCTGGCGCGTGTGCTCGTCGTCCGCCATGAAGGCCTGGAAATTGACCGGCTGGGTCCGCTTCCAGTTGCCGTGACTGTCACGGTAATCGGGAATGCCCGAATTGGTGCTGCAGCCGGCGCCGGTCAGCACGAACAGATTTTCGTGCCGGCCGACGAAATCCTGGAGGGGAGAGCTTGCCATGGCGCAGATGTAGTCTGCGCCGGCGGATTCTGCCAGATGCCGCGCGGGCCCGCCCGCGGCGGCCCGAGTTAACTGGCCCAGTTCTCGCGAAACTCCGGAAACAGCGTGATACCTCCGCAGGCATAGATCGTCTGCCCGGTGATGTAGCTGGCATCATCGGAGGCGAGGAAGGCGAACACGGCGGCGATCTCTTCCGGCGTGCCGACACGGCCCATGGGAATGTGACTGGTGACGACGCCGCGCTTTTCGGGATCACCGGTCCAGGCTGCGTTGATCGGCGTGTCGATCGCGCCGGGACCGACCGCATTGACGCGGATACCGCGGCCGGCGAACTCCAGCGCCAGCGTCCGCGTCAGACCGGCCATACCACTCTTGCTGATCGAATAAGCGAGATAGCCCGGCTTCGGGATGATCTGGTGGACGCTGGAGCAGTTGATGATGCTGCCGCCTCCGCCGCGCGCGACGAAGTGCGCCAGCGCCTTCTGCGCACAGAGCACGGCGCCGTTCAGATTGACGTCGATGATGCGGCGATAGGTTTCGACATCGAGCGCATCGCTCGAGGATTCCCGCTGGAAGCCGGCATTGTTGACGAGACAGTCGAGACGCTTGAAGCGCGCAAGAACCCTCTCGAACATCGCGGCGATCTCCTGCTCGTTGCCAACGTCGGCCTTGACGATGACATGATCGAGCCTGCCGTGACCACGGTCGCTCGATGCCGTTCGCGCAAGGGCGAGCGTCTCCTCGGCCTTCTGGGGATGATCGAAATAGTTGATGGCGACGGTCGCGCCTTCCTGCGCCAGTCGGATGGCAACGGCACGGCCGATGCCTTGCGAGGCGCCGGTCACCAGCGCGTGCTGGCCGACGAGGCGCGAGGGAAAGGAAGTTGAGCGTTCGGTCTGCGGCATGTGTTTTCTCCGGAATGCCTCATCATGGATGGAACCGGCGTTTTGTTCCATCCCTTCGGCGCATTGCTGGGATTCATTCCGCGCGGCGCGCCAGCGGCGAGGTCAGGATCTGATACAGGATGATGGCGCCGAAGGTCGCGGTGCCGATGCCGCCGATGGTGAACGCGCCGAACTTGAGCGTGAGGTCGCCCGCGCCTGCGGTCAGCGCCACGGCGACAGTGATGAGGTTCGCAGGATTGGCGAAGTCGACCTTGTTCTCGACCCAGATCCGGCCCGCCATCGCCGCGATCAAGCCGAACAGCACGATCGAGAGACCACCGATGACCGGACCCGGGATCGACAGGATCAGCGCGCCGAATTTTGGCGAGAAGCCGAGCAGGATCGACACTGTGGCCGCGAAAGCAAACAGCAGGGTCGAATAGACCTTCGTTGCCGCCATGACGCCGATATTCTCGGCATAGGTGGTGACGCCGGTGCCGCCGCCGCAGGCCGCCACGATCGTCGCGAGGCTGTCAGCGAACAAGGCGCGACCGAGATAAGCATCGAGGCTGCGGCCCGTCATGGCGCCGACGGCCTTGATGTGCCCGAGATTCTCGGCGACCAGGATGACCGCGACCGGCGCGATCAGGAAGATCGCATCGGCCTGGAAGGTCGGCGTGGTGAATTTCGGCAGGCCGAGCCACGCCGCGGCCGAAAGCTGGGTGAAGTCGATCGGCTTG is a genomic window of Bradyrhizobium sp. CB1717 containing:
- a CDS encoding SDR family oxidoreductase, which codes for MPQTERSTSFPSRLVGQHALVTGASQGIGRAVAIRLAQEGATVAINYFDHPQKAEETLALARTASSDRGHGRLDHVIVKADVGNEQEIAAMFERVLARFKRLDCLVNNAGFQRESSSDALDVETYRRIIDVNLNGAVLCAQKALAHFVARGGGGSIINCSSVHQIIPKPGYLAYSISKSGMAGLTRTLALEFAGRGIRVNAVGPGAIDTPINAAWTGDPEKRGVVTSHIPMGRVGTPEEIAAVFAFLASDDASYITGQTIYACGGITLFPEFRENWAS
- a CDS encoding TetR/AcrR family transcriptional regulator, which codes for MSPKTEPPEEDAEGLEVRKRILGAALSAFMEGGYAQTSTLEIATRARVSKRELYSLFGNKEAMLVACITERAQRIKAPANLPAIHDREMLAKVLIAFGTKLLTETTDPVVVAVFRLAISEAVNAPKVAHALDSIARKPTRDSLRTIMANARSTDLLAGEPEAMAQTFLGLLWGDLMTGLLLQAVNRPSSSEIARRASEASTAFLRLYPKPG
- a CDS encoding alpha/beta hydrolase, whose amino-acid sequence is MTGITQRIIEANGIHINIAEQGEGPLVLLVHGFPETWYSWRHQIDDLAAAGFRVVAPDMRGYGRSEAPQAIDQYTILHLVGDMVGILDALGAPTAVIVGHDWGASVAWQAALTRPDRFRAIAALSVPFRPRAKAPPTSLMPRTETAQSYQLYFQEPGPAEAELGRDPRATLRNMLFGASGDGVAASRAAGGTTPNLAMVPKGGGFLRGPSAPATLPSWISERDIDHYGEEFKRTGFRGALNYYRNLDRSWEITGALTGLQVNIPALYMAGDRDFLLSSPGTDQLLANLKTLVPGLRKVQMLPGCGHWTQQERPSEVSTALVEFMRGLPSRS
- a CDS encoding NAD(P)H-binding protein, encoding MAEIILVTSAAGGTQGQTGRHVSEMLLRRGHHVRAFVRQIDSRSDRLKSLGAEIFVGDFLDVRSVEQAAKGVSSVYFAYPVQDGLAEATAAMAFAARRHGISRLVNLVMYQSSIDAPTPRMRQNYLSEQVFEWAGVGPLHLRATVFYENVARLVGANLPERGAIRLPLGDEGTILPLISAEDVARVAVGLLVDPEQAAGSAYPIIGSVNSVGDIVGAFAHVFDRDVHYEEISDEEWRNEVLSRGWNAHAVEHLSSLWKSLRAARLSAETARFAVTDTIGKIGGAAPKTFEQFVREQQSELLAPAAKPTA
- a CDS encoding NAD-dependent protein deacetylase, which translates into the protein MASSPLQDFVGRHENLFVLTGAGCSTNSGIPDYRDSHGNWKRTQPVNFQAFMADDEHTRQRYWARSLVGWRRFGQAKPNDAHRALARLEAGGRCGMLLTQNVDRLHQSAGHRQVIDLHGRLDLVRCMGCGAKTPRSEFQETLGRANAEWLRLDAADAPDGDADLEHAEFSSFKVPSCEACGGILKPDVVFFGENVPRDVVATAQDHLSQADAMLIVGSSLMVYSGFRFVQAAAKRQIPIAAVNLGRTRADDLLTLKVEERCEAALAFLL